A single genomic interval of Lathyrus oleraceus cultivar Zhongwan6 chromosome 7, CAAS_Psat_ZW6_1.0, whole genome shotgun sequence harbors:
- the LOC127104066 gene encoding ran-binding protein 1 homolog c, translating into MANEAPSSNTHRRTNYSFPSATPSSSFLHQSNTGSASIADPSSTSEPLTTTEEEAPVIGDDEDTGAQVAPIVKLEEVAVTTGEENEDAILDLKSKLYRFDKDGNQWKERGVGTVKFLKHKATGKKDNERE; encoded by the exons ATGGCGAATGAAGCTCCTTCCTCAAACACACACCGCCGCACAAACTACTCATTTCCGTCAGCGACACCGTCATCCTCCTTCCTTCACCAATCCAACACCGGATCTGCCTCCATCGCCGACCCTTCATCAACCTCCGAACCGCTCACAACCACCG AGGAGGAGGCACCAGTCATCGGCGATGACGAAGATACCGGAGCACAAGTCGCTCCCATCGTCAAACTCGAGGAGGTTGCCGTGACCACCGGTGAAGAAAACGAGGACGCCATTCTAGATCTCAAATCAAAGCTTTACCGATTTGATAAGGATGGGAATCAGTGGAAGGAGAGGGGTGTTGGTACAGTCAAGTTCTTGAAACATAAGGCTACCGGGAAGAAAGATAACGAGAGAGAGTGA